Within the Cupriavidus malaysiensis genome, the region GAAGGCCGGCAGCAGTTCCAGCGGCTCGCAGTACGGCGCCACGCAGCGGCTGGCGGCGCCGAGGAAGCTGCGGTTCCACACGTCGAGCAGGCCGAGCACCAGCGGCATATTGGCCGCCGCCGGCGCCTCGGCGAAATGCCGGTCCATCTCGCGCGCGCCGTCCAGCAGCGCGCGGAAGGCGTCGAAGCCGAGCGCCAGCGCGATCGGCAGGCCCACCGCCGACCACAGCGAGAAGCGGCCGCCCACCCAGTCCCAGAAGGGAAACATCTGCTCCGCGCCGATGCCGAAGGCAGCCACCGCCTCGCGGTGGGTGGAGACCGCGGCGAAATGCCGGGCCAGCTGGTCCTCCGGCACGCCCTGGCGCAGGAACCAGGCGCGCGCGGTATGCGCGTTGGCCATGGTCTCCAGGGTGGTGAAGGTCTTGGAGCAGACCACCACCAGCGTGGTGGCCGCCTGCACGCGCGCCAGCGCCGCGGCCAGGTCGCTGCCGTCGACATTGGCGACGAAATGCAGGCGCGGGCCGCCGCCCAGGTGGCCGAGCGCGCGGCACACCATGCGCGGACCGAGGTCGGAGCCGCCGATGCCGAGGTGGATCACATCGGTGATGGCGCGGCCGTCCCAGCCGCGCCAGGCGCCCTCGCGCACCGCGCCGGCAAAGCGCGCCATGCGCGCCAGCACGGCTTCCACCTCTGCCGCCACCGGCACGCCGGCCGCCTGGAAGCCGTCCTCGGGGCGCGCGCGCAAGGCCATGTGCAGGGCCGCGCGCCGCTCGGTGGTGTTGACCGGCTCGCCGCGGAACATGGCGTCGCGCTTGCACAGCACGCCGGCCTGCTGCGCGAGTTCGTGCAGCAGCGCGATGGCGCCGGCGTCGACGCGGTTCTTGGCGTAGTCCAGCGTCAGGCCGGCCGCCTCCAGCGTGAAGGCGGTGCTGCGCGCCTCGCCGGCGGCGCCGGCGAACCAGTCGCGCAGGTGGACGTGGCGGATGCTCTCGGCATGGGCCTGCAGGGCCCGCCAGGCAGGTAGGGAGGACAAGATCATGTCGGCTCGGGTGTAGTCGTGGGCGGACAGGCTGGGGACGATAGCAGAGACGGGCGCCCGGCGTCCCGCATGTCAGCGCGCTTTGTCACGGTCAATTCTTCGCTTGGGCCGGTGCATTCCCGCGGCATGCCGCTCTCACAGCTCCTCGTGCCACACCGCGCCGTCGCGCGACAGCAGCGCCGAGGACGCGGCCGGGCCCCAGGTGCCGGCGGTATAGAGCTTGGGCGCGAGGCCGCTGTCGGTCCAGGCCTGCTGGATGGGCGCCACCCAGCGCCAGGCCTGGGCCTGCTCGTCGCGGCGCACGAACAGCCCCAGGCGGCCGCGGATCACGTCCAGCAGCAGCCGCTCGTAGGCTCCGGTCTTGCGTTCGTGGCGGGCGCCCTGCCCGCGCGGCAGCATGCGCTGCAGGTCGAGCGTGGCCGGCTGCAGCGCCTGGGTGTCGCCGGGCTGCTTGACGAGGAAATGCAGGCGGATGCTCTCCTCCGGCTGCAGCGTGATCACCAGGCGGTTGCCGGGCTCATGGTCGAGCGGGCGCGGGAACACCGAGTAAGGCACGTCGCGGAACTGCACCACGATTTCCGCCACGCGCGCCTGCATGCG harbors:
- the pgi gene encoding glucose-6-phosphate isomerase is translated as MLSSLPAWRALQAHAESIRHVHLRDWFAGAAGEARSTAFTLEAAGLTLDYAKNRVDAGAIALLHELAQQAGVLCKRDAMFRGEPVNTTERRAALHMALRARPEDGFQAAGVPVAAEVEAVLARMARFAGAVREGAWRGWDGRAITDVIHLGIGGSDLGPRMVCRALGHLGGGPRLHFVANVDGSDLAAALARVQAATTLVVVCSKTFTTLETMANAHTARAWFLRQGVPEDQLARHFAAVSTHREAVAAFGIGAEQMFPFWDWVGGRFSLWSAVGLPIALALGFDAFRALLDGAREMDRHFAEAPAAANMPLVLGLLDVWNRSFLGAASRCVAPYCEPLELLPAFLQQLEMESNGKSVQLDGTPAACGTAPVVWGTTGTNGQHAYFQMMHQGSHWVPVDFIAALEPVHAVPGHHSKLLANCFAQSEALLRGRTADEVRAQGVRDEALVPHLVFEGNRPSNTLLLQRLDPRHLGALLALCEHRTFVQGALWNINSFDQWGVELGKQLAAPIARELEGGPACAHDASTAALIRRARAAATAAAATSAASAASAAALPEEIAG